One region of Nitrospirota bacterium genomic DNA includes:
- a CDS encoding DUF6884 domain-containing protein, protein MEAIIVPCTQEKVWESRPDVGAVPAKEAYTKAAFRAWRSYAEQSGCPWFILSTKYGLLRPDQLIEKYNVPVSAVVRDADFLSRLDRQGQEFGLGSFDQIVLLDWERFQPLVRAATRSLSVKCVLRKIQY, encoded by the coding sequence GTGGAGGCGATCATCGTTCCCTGCACTCAGGAAAAGGTTTGGGAGTCCCGGCCGGACGTCGGTGCTGTGCCGGCCAAGGAGGCGTACACCAAAGCAGCGTTTCGCGCGTGGCGATCGTACGCGGAGCAGTCCGGTTGCCCTTGGTTCATCTTGAGTACCAAGTACGGTCTGTTGAGGCCCGACCAACTGATCGAGAAGTACAACGTCCCGGTCTCAGCCGTGGTTCGCGACGCGGACTTCCTGTCTCGGCTAGACCGCCAGGGGCAGGAGTTTGGCCTTGGCTCTTTCGATCAGATCGTCTTGCTTGATTGGGAGCGCTTCCAGCCCCTCGTCCGAGCTGCGACGCGGAGC